One Solanum pennellii chromosome 9, SPENNV200 DNA segment encodes these proteins:
- the LOC107030796 gene encoding proteinase inhibitor I-B-like isoform X2 produces MSLTHHTIKLNKSKMEGKSMLNLSQVLAFLLLASLFQTLMARDLISDGIELVKFPVEKDGEFVFCPGKQSWPELVGKSARYAKEVIQKENPIVTQFTLLFPGMPKPAAYICGRVYLVVNWKLIVQVTPSMG; encoded by the exons ATGAGTCTTACACATcacacaattaaattaaataaaagcaaAATGGAGGGAAAGAGTATGCTCAACTTATCTCAAGTGCTTGCTTTCTTGCTTCTTGCATCAC TTTTTCAAACACTGATGGCAAGAGATTTGATCAGTGATGGCATAGAATTAGTGAAATTTCCAGTGGAAAAAGATGGGGAATTTGTATTTTGCCcag gCAAGCAATCATGGCCTGAACTTGTTGGAAAATCAGCAAGATATGCAAAAGAAGTAATTCAGAAGGAAAATCCAATAGTAACTCAATTTACACTTTTATTTCCTGGTATGCCTAAGCCAGCAGCATATATTTGTGGTAGAGTTTATTTGGTTGTTAACTGGAAGCTCATTGTTCAAGTCACTCCCTCTATGGGTTag
- the LOC107029567 gene encoding uncharacterized protein LOC107029567 isoform X2, which produces MAAPQRDFNIENQEEEPKSKIVYLNYRRMPAVIFRKKYWDWNSMVAVCKLTMVGKFFIPKPKMTKIRASFQAKLSLKGVAKIRSYDSYHVFIDFTAEEDYQSVLLKERVVVAGAIMEVFQWTPEFHDQFFVLKLSVDSFCLSSKKREAFGVVELDNTKKDEHIGGGNEYGTEESDSVACVPEVTHSDSEDRVASPIKCETSKLPSSVGISCSGFSGLSSAPYRITGRIPSVTYESSSMCSTELVPFRGTYLNHNNLKSYSREWNYGSKPTSEAADLACEALSQPLYALSIVERHENQKSRPPIEVQHSTYMGYPTLTFPRRYGESLVSDYKLTLLGNFSYKRPKMKEIRADFKAQNPLSGQVKIRNCSSRQVLILFTNEEDYYTVLYKKAIIVAGVLMQISWSSPDFHHEVKQNIHPDFRLSDAKSVNWNTDTSKLHPSINGLLAPATDEKSMSLQVPAMSQCLSVPSIRPPLPLLAHSESVAGRLCADRLTTSGIYVPQSCPKGIVGSPIFGSNEQAGRGNTFPRPSQALNQQSLAQQHNQLNSYKPNMTVRIAQLQPPSTTSVSDITSSIRYRECLKNHAASMGGHALDGCGEFMPSGEEGTPGALKCAACNCHQNFHRKEIDGYQPMDDVGSHSRFSQPRNNSSSGSIQNQVPISLPTQQYHRDYSDSCSPRSLVDSLQPYTQPPSPTSGSVYSQQALERIEPSSIRPSYSYEMVNHNAVQNGKQREYFWSDSSRNTSRDHPSVRNENWNFDMDKPLNNRTPDHIPLEFPAYPSRCQPQTVFTDEFPHLDIINNLLHEEHGTGRTLMSNSGSQRLNNGS; this is translated from the exons ATGGCGGCACCCCAGAGAGATTTCAACATTGAAAATCAAGAAGAAGAACCAAAATCAAAGATTGTGTATTTAAACTACAGGCGAATGCCAGCAGTAATCTTTCGAAAGAAGTATTGGGATTGGAATAGCATGGTGGCGGTATGTAAACTTACAATGGTTGGAAAATTCTTTATACCTAAACCAAAGATGACTAAAATTCGTGCTAGTTTCCAGGCGAAACTCTCTCTTAAAGGGGTAGCGAAAATTAGGTCTTATGATTCTTACCATGTGTTCATTGATTTCACTGCTGAAGAGGATTATCAATCTGTTTTGTTGAAAGAGAGGGTTGTTGTTGCTGGTGCAATCATGGAGGTTTTTCAGTGGACTCCGGAGTTTCATGATCAATTT TTTGTGCTGAAGCTCTCAGTTGACAGTTTTTGTTTGAGTTCCAAGAAG AGAGAAGCATTTGGTGTTGTGGAGCTAGATAATACCAAAAAAGATGAACATATTGGTGGTGGAAATGAGTACGGGACAGAGGAGTCTGATTCAGTAGCTTGTGTCCCAGAAGTAACTCATTCCGATTCCGAGGACAGAGTTGCAAGTCCTATCAAGTGTGAAACCTCTAAACTACCTTCTTCCGTGGGAATTAGTTGCAGTGGGTTTAGTGGCCTTTCATCTGCTCCATACAGAATTACTGGACGAATTCCCTCTGTtacatatgaaagttcatcgATGTGTTCCACAGAGTTAGTTCCTTTCAGGGGGACTTATTTAAACCACAACAATTTGAAGTCATATAGCAG AGAGTGGAATTATGGAAGTAAGCCAACTAGTGAAGCAGCTGATTTGGCTTGTGAAGCACTTAGTCAGCCATTATATGCTCTTTCAATTGTCGAGCGCCATGAGAATCAGAAATCAAGACCTCCAATCGAAGTGCAACACTCGACCTATATGGGATACCCAACATTAACCTTTCCAAGACGCTATGGTGAAAGCTTAGTATCCGATTATAAGCTCACTTTGCTAGGGAATTTCTCCTATAAGAGgccaaaaatgaaagaaattcgGGCTGATTTCAAAGCACAGAACCCTCTGAGTGGCCAAGTAAAGATTAGGAATTGTTCTTCTCGGCAAGTATTGATTTTATTCACCAATGAAGAGGATTACTACACTGTTTTGTACAAGAAAGCGATCATTGTTGCTGGTGTCCTCATGCAGATTTCCTGGTCGTCTCCAGATTTCCACCATGAAGTA AAACAGAATATTCATCCTGATTTCAGATTAAGTGATGCAAAATCTGTTAATTGGAATACAGACACCTCTAAGCTGCATCCTTCTATAAATGGCCTTTTAGCCCCTGCTACAGATGAAAAGTCCATGTCACTACAAGTGCCTGCCATGTCCCAATGCTTGAGTGTTCCTTCAATACGTCCACCATTACCATTATTGGCTCATTCAGAAAGTGTAGCTGGTCGATTGTGTGCTGATCGTTTAACAACTTCAGGTATTTATGTTCCTCAGTCTTGTCCGAAAGGAATTGTGGGCAGTCCTATTTTTGGAAGTAACGAACAAGCTGGCCGTGGAAACACCTTTCCTAGGCCTAGCCAAGCCCTGAATCAGCAGAGTCTTGCTCAGCAGCATAACCAACTGAATTCATATAAACCAAATATGACTGTCAGGATAGCACAATTACAACCACCATCAACAACCTCAGTAAGTGACATTACCAGCTCAATCCGATACCGAGAATGTCTCAAGAATCATGCTGCAAGCATGGGAGGACATGCTCTTGATGGATGTGGAGAATTCATGCCTAGTGGAGAAGAAGGGACCCCAGGAGCCCTGAAATGTGCAGCTTGTAATTGCCACCAAAATTTTCACAGGAAAGAGATTGACGGTTACCAACCGATGGATGATGTTGGGTCACATTCTAGGTTCAGTCAACCGAGAAATAATAGCAGTAGTGGCAGTATACAAAACCAAGTCCCGATTTCTCTTCCTACACAGCAGTATCATCGTGATTACAGTGATAGCTGTTCACCTAGATCATTGGTTGACTCTTTGCAGCCTTATACTCAACCACCCTCGCCTACATCTGGTTCCGTATATTCACAACAGGCCTTGGAAAGAATAGAACCTAGTTCTATTCGACCAAGCTATTCATATGAAATGGTGAATCACAATGCCGTGCAGAATGGAAAGCAACGGGAATATTTCTGGAGTGACAGCAGTAGGAATACATCACGAGATCATCCTTCCGTACGAAATGAAAATTGGAATTTTGACATGGACAAGCCTTTAAACAACAGAACCCCTGATCACATTCCATTGGAGTTTCCAGCCTACCCGTCAAGGTGCCAGCCCCAGACTGTATTCACTGATGAATTTCCACATCTTGACATAATTAACAACTTGCTACACGAAGAGCATGGAACTGGACGGACTTTGATGTCCAACTCAGGCTCTCAGAGGTTGAACAATGGATCATAA
- the LOC107029567 gene encoding uncharacterized protein LOC107029567 isoform X1 encodes MAAPQRDFNIENQEEEPKSKIVYLNYRRMPAVIFRKKYWDWNSMVAVCKLTMVGKFFIPKPKMTKIRASFQAKLSLKGVAKIRSYDSYHVFIDFTAEEDYQSVLLKERVVVAGAIMEVFQWTPEFHDQFREAFGVVELDNTKKDEHIGGGNEYGTEESDSVACVPEVTHSDSEDRVASPIKCETSKLPSSVGISCSGFSGLSSAPYRITGRIPSVTYESSSMCSTELVPFRGTYLNHNNLKSYSREWNYGSKPTSEAADLACEALSQPLYALSIVERHENQKSRPPIEVQHSTYMGYPTLTFPRRYGESLVSDYKLTLLGNFSYKRPKMKEIRADFKAQNPLSGQVKIRNCSSRQVLILFTNEEDYYTVLYKKAIIVAGVLMQISWSSPDFHHEVKQNIHPDFRLSDAKSVNWNTDTSKLHPSINGLLAPATDEKSMSLQVPAMSQCLSVPSIRPPLPLLAHSESVAGRLCADRLTTSGIYVPQSCPKGIVGSPIFGSNEQAGRGNTFPRPSQALNQQSLAQQHNQLNSYKPNMTVRIAQLQPPSTTSVSDITSSIRYRECLKNHAASMGGHALDGCGEFMPSGEEGTPGALKCAACNCHQNFHRKEIDGYQPMDDVGSHSRFSQPRNNSSSGSIQNQVPISLPTQQYHRDYSDSCSPRSLVDSLQPYTQPPSPTSGSVYSQQALERIEPSSIRPSYSYEMVNHNAVQNGKQREYFWSDSSRNTSRDHPSVRNENWNFDMDKPLNNRTPDHIPLEFPAYPSRCQPQTVFTDEFPHLDIINNLLHEEHGTGRTLMSNSGSQRLNNGS; translated from the exons ATGGCGGCACCCCAGAGAGATTTCAACATTGAAAATCAAGAAGAAGAACCAAAATCAAAGATTGTGTATTTAAACTACAGGCGAATGCCAGCAGTAATCTTTCGAAAGAAGTATTGGGATTGGAATAGCATGGTGGCGGTATGTAAACTTACAATGGTTGGAAAATTCTTTATACCTAAACCAAAGATGACTAAAATTCGTGCTAGTTTCCAGGCGAAACTCTCTCTTAAAGGGGTAGCGAAAATTAGGTCTTATGATTCTTACCATGTGTTCATTGATTTCACTGCTGAAGAGGATTATCAATCTGTTTTGTTGAAAGAGAGGGTTGTTGTTGCTGGTGCAATCATGGAGGTTTTTCAGTGGACTCCGGAGTTTCATGATCAATTT AGAGAAGCATTTGGTGTTGTGGAGCTAGATAATACCAAAAAAGATGAACATATTGGTGGTGGAAATGAGTACGGGACAGAGGAGTCTGATTCAGTAGCTTGTGTCCCAGAAGTAACTCATTCCGATTCCGAGGACAGAGTTGCAAGTCCTATCAAGTGTGAAACCTCTAAACTACCTTCTTCCGTGGGAATTAGTTGCAGTGGGTTTAGTGGCCTTTCATCTGCTCCATACAGAATTACTGGACGAATTCCCTCTGTtacatatgaaagttcatcgATGTGTTCCACAGAGTTAGTTCCTTTCAGGGGGACTTATTTAAACCACAACAATTTGAAGTCATATAGCAG AGAGTGGAATTATGGAAGTAAGCCAACTAGTGAAGCAGCTGATTTGGCTTGTGAAGCACTTAGTCAGCCATTATATGCTCTTTCAATTGTCGAGCGCCATGAGAATCAGAAATCAAGACCTCCAATCGAAGTGCAACACTCGACCTATATGGGATACCCAACATTAACCTTTCCAAGACGCTATGGTGAAAGCTTAGTATCCGATTATAAGCTCACTTTGCTAGGGAATTTCTCCTATAAGAGgccaaaaatgaaagaaattcgGGCTGATTTCAAAGCACAGAACCCTCTGAGTGGCCAAGTAAAGATTAGGAATTGTTCTTCTCGGCAAGTATTGATTTTATTCACCAATGAAGAGGATTACTACACTGTTTTGTACAAGAAAGCGATCATTGTTGCTGGTGTCCTCATGCAGATTTCCTGGTCGTCTCCAGATTTCCACCATGAAGTA AAACAGAATATTCATCCTGATTTCAGATTAAGTGATGCAAAATCTGTTAATTGGAATACAGACACCTCTAAGCTGCATCCTTCTATAAATGGCCTTTTAGCCCCTGCTACAGATGAAAAGTCCATGTCACTACAAGTGCCTGCCATGTCCCAATGCTTGAGTGTTCCTTCAATACGTCCACCATTACCATTATTGGCTCATTCAGAAAGTGTAGCTGGTCGATTGTGTGCTGATCGTTTAACAACTTCAGGTATTTATGTTCCTCAGTCTTGTCCGAAAGGAATTGTGGGCAGTCCTATTTTTGGAAGTAACGAACAAGCTGGCCGTGGAAACACCTTTCCTAGGCCTAGCCAAGCCCTGAATCAGCAGAGTCTTGCTCAGCAGCATAACCAACTGAATTCATATAAACCAAATATGACTGTCAGGATAGCACAATTACAACCACCATCAACAACCTCAGTAAGTGACATTACCAGCTCAATCCGATACCGAGAATGTCTCAAGAATCATGCTGCAAGCATGGGAGGACATGCTCTTGATGGATGTGGAGAATTCATGCCTAGTGGAGAAGAAGGGACCCCAGGAGCCCTGAAATGTGCAGCTTGTAATTGCCACCAAAATTTTCACAGGAAAGAGATTGACGGTTACCAACCGATGGATGATGTTGGGTCACATTCTAGGTTCAGTCAACCGAGAAATAATAGCAGTAGTGGCAGTATACAAAACCAAGTCCCGATTTCTCTTCCTACACAGCAGTATCATCGTGATTACAGTGATAGCTGTTCACCTAGATCATTGGTTGACTCTTTGCAGCCTTATACTCAACCACCCTCGCCTACATCTGGTTCCGTATATTCACAACAGGCCTTGGAAAGAATAGAACCTAGTTCTATTCGACCAAGCTATTCATATGAAATGGTGAATCACAATGCCGTGCAGAATGGAAAGCAACGGGAATATTTCTGGAGTGACAGCAGTAGGAATACATCACGAGATCATCCTTCCGTACGAAATGAAAATTGGAATTTTGACATGGACAAGCCTTTAAACAACAGAACCCCTGATCACATTCCATTGGAGTTTCCAGCCTACCCGTCAAGGTGCCAGCCCCAGACTGTATTCACTGATGAATTTCCACATCTTGACATAATTAACAACTTGCTACACGAAGAGCATGGAACTGGACGGACTTTGATGTCCAACTCAGGCTCTCAGAGGTTGAACAATGGATCATAA
- the LOC107030721 gene encoding proteinase inhibitor I-B-like, which translates to MSFTHHTIKLNKSKMEGKSMLKLSHVLAFLLLASLFQSLMARDLISDGIEVLQFPEENDGEFVFCPGKQSWPELVGKSAGYAKVVIQKENPIVKDVRLLFPGMPMPRSYVCGRVFLVVNFKRIVRVTPSMG; encoded by the exons ATGAGTTTTACACATcacacaattaaattaaataaaagcaaAATGGAGGGAAAGAGTATGCTCAAGTTATCTCATGTGCTTGCTTTCTTGCTTCTTGCATCAC TTTTTCAATCACTGATGGCAAGAGATTTGATTAGTGATGGCATAGAAGTACTACAATTTCCAGAGGAAAATGATGGTGAATTTGTATTTTGCCCGg gtAAGCAATCATGGCCTGAACTTGTTGGAAAATCAGCAGGATATGCAAAAGTAGTAATTCAAAAGGAAAATCCCATAGTTAAAGATGTTAGGCTTCTATTTCCTGGTATGCCTATGCCACGTAGTTATGTTTGTGGCAGAGTTTTTCTGGTTGTTAACTTTAAACGCATTGTTCGAGTTACTCCCTCTATGGGTTag